The following coding sequences are from one uncultured Desulfobacter sp. window:
- a CDS encoding GNAT family N-acetyltransferase yields MPDLLIKLYDLPLETYQKECFDGEFKIVRPLSCDKSKVVDFVRKAFNDGWADECERCFANVPTSCFIGVKNQVIIGFACYDATAKGFFGPIGIHPEERGKEIGTRLLFSCLADMWDNAYGYAVVGWVDEGQINFYEKSTSATVIPGSSPGIYKRRIDI; encoded by the coding sequence ATGCCGGATTTATTGATAAAGCTGTATGACCTGCCGTTGGAAACATATCAAAAGGAATGTTTTGACGGTGAATTTAAAATTGTCCGACCTTTATCCTGCGACAAAAGCAAAGTGGTTGACTTTGTGCGAAAGGCGTTTAATGACGGCTGGGCCGATGAATGTGAACGCTGTTTTGCAAACGTCCCGACCTCTTGCTTTATCGGCGTAAAAAATCAAGTGATTATCGGATTCGCATGTTACGATGCAACGGCAAAGGGATTTTTTGGTCCCATTGGGATTCACCCCGAAGAGCGGGGAAAAGAGATCGGCACCCGGCTGCTTTTTTCCTGCCTGGCTGACATGTGGGACAATGCGTATGGCTATGCCGTTGTGGGATGGGTGGACGAAGGTCAAATCAACTTTTACGAAAAAAGCACCTCTGCCACAGTGATTCCCGGTTCCAGCCCGGGAATTTACAAACGACGGATTGACATATAA
- a CDS encoding spermidine/putrescine ABC transporter substrate-binding protein, translating to MKKITLTLLLVCAVFIQFPAASFAADELRVLIWSEYMPEDYMDTFTQDTGIKSRVELYESTEELVAKLQAGGVNQYDVVVPSDYIINTMIKLNLLQKLDHSKLPNLANLEDAFKNAAYDPGNVYTAPYQWGTVGMLYNKEVLGQDYVASTSLFFDPAERKGPVVMIDSIREMLGIALKYMGKSVNTLDTNELKALAKTMIETKSSKYFAGFDVGTGGRSKVVAGTAIAALVYNGDALRAVADAPEKFAFANPKEGGVIWADNMAIPAGAPHVDYAHKFINWVLDAKNGAALSNWTQYATPNKAAKEFITPADLTNPAIYPSAETMKTLEFINDLGKNNRYYDELWTMIKTR from the coding sequence ATGAAAAAAATAACTTTAACCCTGTTGCTGGTGTGTGCCGTGTTCATTCAGTTTCCGGCGGCCTCGTTTGCCGCCGACGAACTTCGTGTGCTGATCTGGAGTGAATATATGCCCGAAGACTATATGGACACCTTTACCCAAGATACCGGAATTAAAAGCCGGGTTGAATTATACGAATCCACCGAAGAGCTTGTGGCCAAACTCCAGGCCGGCGGCGTAAACCAGTATGACGTGGTTGTTCCGTCCGACTACATCATCAACACCATGATCAAGCTGAACCTGCTCCAGAAACTGGACCATTCCAAACTGCCCAACCTGGCCAATCTGGAAGACGCTTTCAAAAACGCAGCCTATGATCCCGGCAATGTCTACACAGCACCCTATCAGTGGGGAACCGTGGGCATGCTCTATAATAAAGAGGTACTTGGACAGGATTATGTCGCCTCTACGTCGCTGTTTTTTGATCCTGCGGAACGCAAAGGGCCTGTGGTCATGATTGACTCCATCCGTGAAATGCTGGGCATTGCCCTCAAATACATGGGCAAAAGCGTGAATACCCTGGATACCAATGAGCTTAAAGCCCTTGCAAAAACGATGATTGAAACCAAATCCAGCAAATATTTTGCCGGGTTTGACGTGGGAACCGGTGGCCGCTCCAAGGTGGTTGCAGGTACAGCCATTGCCGCTTTGGTTTACAATGGTGACGCCCTGCGTGCCGTGGCGGATGCCCCGGAAAAATTTGCCTTTGCCAACCCCAAAGAGGGCGGTGTGATATGGGCGGACAATATGGCCATTCCTGCCGGTGCGCCCCATGTGGATTATGCTCACAAATTTATTAACTGGGTGCTGGATGCCAAGAATGGTGCGGCTTTGTCCAACTGGACCCAGTATGCTACGCCGAACAAAGCTGCCAAAGAATTTATTACGCCTGCTGATTTGACTAATCCGGCTATCTATCCGAGTGCAGAGACCATGAAAACTCTTGAGTTCATTAACGATCTCGGCAAAAACAACCGGTATTACGATGAGTTGTGGACAATGATCAAAACAAGATAG
- a CDS encoding aminobutyraldehyde dehydrogenase → MNLKLWINGKWCDGAEGTMDVENPATGEIIAQVAKAGAADVDKAVAAAKAAFPEWSAMPPRDRSICMWKLADLMEANIEELARIESEDSGKPYEFLSLGADLPFCIDNMRFFAGSARDTSGHHAGEYTEGYTTIYRREPVGVVGQIAPWNYPLLMAIWKIGPALAAGCTTVLKPAPQTPRTSLMLGELCQKAGIPDGVVNVVTGDVGPAIVNHKDIRMISVTGATSTGAAIMQSSAESIKRVHLELGGKAPVVVFEDAKPELVAEKVSLGAFCNSGQDCTAATRIICHESCVDQVTEALVAAMNAVKVGNPFDSATEMGSMISKAHLKSVDGFVQRAKAAGAGILCGGKILDGPGYFYAPTVINNVAQTSEIVQKEVFGPVITIQTFKEESEALAMANDTVFGLASSIFTHDVARSMRMAKALEFGCVWVNDHLPLVSEAPHGGFKQSGFGKDLSAEAVGDYLVTKHVMVNTTI, encoded by the coding sequence ATGAACTTGAAACTGTGGATTAACGGAAAGTGGTGTGACGGCGCCGAAGGAACCATGGACGTGGAAAATCCGGCAACCGGAGAAATCATTGCCCAGGTGGCCAAGGCAGGTGCGGCGGATGTTGACAAGGCCGTTGCCGCAGCCAAGGCAGCCTTCCCCGAGTGGAGTGCCATGCCGCCCAGGGACCGCAGCATCTGTATGTGGAAACTTGCGGACCTGATGGAAGCCAATATTGAAGAACTTGCCAGAATCGAAAGTGAAGATTCAGGCAAACCCTATGAATTTTTAAGCCTTGGCGCTGATTTGCCTTTCTGTATCGATAATATGCGCTTTTTTGCCGGCAGCGCCCGGGACACCAGCGGACACCATGCAGGGGAATATACCGAAGGTTATACCACCATATACCGCCGGGAACCCGTGGGCGTAGTGGGCCAGATCGCCCCATGGAACTACCCCTTGCTCATGGCCATCTGGAAAATCGGCCCGGCCCTGGCCGCCGGATGCACCACGGTATTAAAGCCTGCCCCCCAGACCCCCCGCACCTCGCTGATGCTTGGGGAACTGTGCCAGAAGGCAGGCATTCCTGACGGGGTTGTCAATGTGGTCACAGGCGATGTGGGCCCGGCCATTGTCAACCACAAGGATATCCGCATGATTTCGGTGACCGGTGCCACCAGCACCGGGGCTGCCATCATGCAAAGTTCCGCCGAATCCATCAAGCGCGTTCACCTGGAACTGGGCGGCAAGGCCCCGGTGGTAGTATTTGAAGACGCCAAACCCGAACTTGTGGCAGAAAAGGTCTCTTTAGGCGCCTTTTGCAATTCCGGCCAGGACTGCACCGCAGCCACCCGGATCATCTGCCACGAATCCTGCGTGGATCAGGTGACTGAGGCCCTTGTGGCAGCCATGAACGCCGTGAAGGTGGGTAATCCCTTTGACAGCGCCACGGAAATGGGTTCCATGATTTCCAAAGCCCATTTGAAATCGGTAGACGGATTTGTACAGCGGGCCAAGGCAGCGGGTGCAGGCATCCTTTGCGGCGGCAAAATCCTTGACGGACCGGGTTACTTTTATGCGCCCACTGTGATCAATAATGTTGCGCAAACCTCTGAAATCGTGCAAAAAGAGGTATTCGGACCTGTGATCACCATCCAGACCTTTAAAGAGGAATCAGAAGCCTTGGCCATGGCCAACGATACGGTATTTGGCCTGGCATCTTCTATATTTACCCATGATGTGGCACGTTCCATGCGGATGGCCAAGGCCCTGGAATTTGGATGCGTGTGGGTGAACGACCACCTGCCCCTGGTATCCGAAGCGCCCCATGGCGGGTTCAAGCAGTCGGGTTTCGGCAAGGATCTCTCCGCAGAAGCTGTTGGCGATTACTTGGTGACCAAACATGTCATGGTAAACACAACCATCTAA
- a CDS encoding TetR/AcrR family transcriptional regulator, with protein sequence MATRKNRNAETRKPEILEGYYRVLIEKGFEGSSIGKIAEHLDIHPTLILHYFKNKDNLQRELVELLISKYKAEHMLNFDLIPDSTLRFDALMDLIFSFKWNRTVDPGVHFGFYYKSFRDEGIRKALREMFRWFRDYLHDAFIAFNKDGVIKVSDECKAADYVLTIMEGLEFQSHFLNEDKPFEDFAASAKAATIEILKSGTF encoded by the coding sequence ATGGCAACCAGAAAAAATCGAAATGCAGAAACCAGGAAACCTGAAATTCTTGAAGGGTATTATCGGGTTTTAATTGAAAAGGGGTTTGAAGGCAGTTCCATCGGAAAAATTGCCGAGCACCTGGATATCCATCCGACCCTGATTCTCCACTACTTCAAGAACAAGGACAACCTGCAGCGCGAACTCGTAGAGCTGTTAATTTCCAAGTACAAAGCCGAACATATGCTGAACTTTGACTTAATACCCGACAGCACCCTGCGGTTTGATGCGCTGATGGATCTGATTTTCAGCTTCAAGTGGAACCGCACCGTGGACCCCGGGGTCCATTTTGGGTTTTATTACAAAAGTTTTCGGGATGAAGGGATTCGCAAGGCCCTGAGAGAGATGTTCCGCTGGTTCCGTGATTATCTGCATGATGCGTTCATCGCGTTCAACAAAGACGGCGTTATCAAGGTCTCAGACGAATGCAAAGCCGCCGACTATGTCCTCACCATCATGGAAGGCCTTGAATTTCAAAGCCATTTTTTAAATGAGGACAAACCATTTGAAGATTTTGCAGCGTCAGCCAAAGCGGCAACCATAGAGATCTTGAAAAGCGGAACATTTTAA
- a CDS encoding ABC transporter ATP-binding protein has product MEYCLEACALHKNYGEVKALNNVDLRINQGELFTLLGPSGCGKTTLLRIIAGLETASDGNLFLNGNPILDIPANKRPVNTVFQSYALFPHLKNYDNIAFGLRSQKVPETQIAPKVEEMLEMLEIEKFADRYPDQLSGGQRQRISMARALVCEPEILLLDEPMSALDAKLRVQLQEQLRRLQLRLKKNFILVTHDQEEALTVSDRIAVMKDGHILQCGTPVEIYNHPNCRFVAEFIGTANIFDVEREGDVLKAGFGDFVPNTMPEWKKGSLVIRPEGIRLRTEKPAQNGIRSRVIEKYYRGTYQNLTLETGNLRIRTAPHRKIEIGDEIWVELLQEALVTIDD; this is encoded by the coding sequence ATGGAATATTGTCTGGAAGCGTGTGCGTTACACAAAAATTACGGCGAAGTCAAAGCGCTCAACAATGTAGATCTGCGCATCAACCAGGGAGAACTTTTCACCCTTCTTGGCCCCTCCGGTTGCGGCAAAACCACCCTTTTAAGGATCATTGCAGGCCTTGAAACCGCTTCGGACGGTAATCTGTTTTTAAACGGGAACCCCATTCTTGATATCCCGGCAAATAAACGTCCGGTAAACACCGTTTTTCAGAGCTATGCGCTTTTTCCCCACCTGAAAAACTATGACAATATTGCCTTTGGCCTGCGCTCCCAAAAAGTGCCGGAGACACAAATCGCACCGAAAGTGGAAGAGATGCTGGAGATGCTGGAAATTGAAAAATTTGCCGACCGCTATCCGGATCAGCTCTCGGGTGGCCAGCGCCAGCGGATCTCCATGGCCAGGGCCCTGGTGTGTGAACCGGAAATCCTGCTGCTTGATGAGCCCATGTCCGCCCTGGACGCCAAATTAAGGGTTCAGCTCCAGGAGCAGCTTCGCCGGCTCCAGCTGCGGCTTAAGAAAAATTTCATTCTGGTCACCCATGACCAGGAAGAGGCCCTGACGGTCTCCGACCGCATTGCCGTCATGAAAGACGGACATATCCTGCAGTGCGGAACGCCGGTAGAAATATACAACCATCCCAACTGCCGGTTTGTGGCCGAATTTATCGGCACAGCCAATATCTTTGACGTTGAGCGGGAAGGCGATGTGCTCAAGGCAGGATTTGGGGATTTTGTGCCGAACACCATGCCGGAGTGGAAAAAGGGTTCCCTGGTTATCCGGCCCGAAGGCATCCGGTTGCGAACGGAAAAACCTGCCCAAAACGGCATCCGGTCCCGGGTTATTGAAAAATATTACCGGGGCACCTATCAGAATCTCACCCTTGAAACCGGAAACCTGCGCATAAGGACCGCTCCCCACCGCAAGATCGAAATCGGCGATGAGATCTGGGTGGAACTTCTGCAAGAGGCCCTGGTCACAATTGACGATTAA
- a CDS encoding ABC transporter permease, protein MKIIDKPEILYGELSTPRNIRFRGLLRISPGMLWIMLFLSIPALSLIVISFTTRGAYGEIEWVFTLENYKRLAGYSLFGWSPDYLKILLRSLVAGFFTTLICIILSYPLAFFISTRDKATRYLWLTALIIPFWTNLVIRTYAWQIVLAPGLPIAKIAAFLNLVPPGSPLYPSSFAVYIGMISAFLPFVALPLYSSVEKLDWSLVEAANDLYCGKWRVFRQAILPQTLPGLSVGAILTFVPAMGMFLIPDLLGGAKYMLVGNLIQQQFGKSRDWPFGAAVSLALMSLTLIALVVLNRKGEKMEIV, encoded by the coding sequence TTGAAAATCATAGATAAACCGGAAATACTTTACGGGGAACTGTCAACCCCCAGAAATATCCGATTCCGTGGGCTTTTGCGCATCTCTCCGGGCATGTTGTGGATCATGCTGTTCTTGTCCATCCCCGCGTTGTCACTGATTGTGATCAGCTTTACCACCCGGGGGGCCTACGGTGAGATTGAATGGGTATTTACCCTGGAAAACTACAAACGCCTGGCCGGATACAGCCTGTTCGGCTGGAGCCCGGACTATTTAAAAATCCTGTTGCGCTCGCTGGTTGCCGGATTTTTCACCACACTGATCTGCATTATTTTATCGTATCCCCTGGCCTTTTTTATCTCCACCCGGGACAAGGCCACCCGGTACCTGTGGCTCACGGCCCTGATCATCCCCTTCTGGACCAACCTGGTGATCCGGACCTATGCCTGGCAGATCGTTCTGGCACCAGGGCTTCCCATTGCCAAAATCGCCGCGTTTCTTAACCTTGTGCCGCCGGGAAGTCCCTTGTACCCAAGTTCCTTTGCCGTCTATATCGGTATGATCAGCGCATTTCTGCCCTTTGTGGCCCTGCCCCTCTATTCCAGTGTGGAAAAACTGGACTGGAGCCTGGTTGAAGCGGCCAACGATCTGTATTGCGGCAAGTGGCGGGTGTTCCGCCAGGCTATTTTGCCCCAGACCCTGCCCGGGCTTTCCGTGGGTGCCATTTTAACCTTTGTGCCGGCCATGGGCATGTTCCTGATTCCCGATCTTCTTGGCGGTGCCAAATATATGCTGGTGGGCAATTTGATCCAGCAGCAGTTCGGCAAAAGCCGTGACTGGCCATTTGGGGCGGCTGTCAGCCTGGCCCTCATGTCCTTAACCCTCATTGCCCTGGTTGTTTTGAACCGCAAAGGCGAAAAAATGGAGATTGTATGA
- a CDS encoding TIGR04211 family SH3 domain-containing protein, with protein sequence MRAKYLILTCFFLFSMTTCVCAKAMYVSGVTRITMRTGPDVTHKIVSMVTSGVKLQILEYRKDWSMVKDSAGRTGWVLTRFLTDDVPKALLLERYKKENEQLASKLSAAEETANTLDTENKALKEIAQKYKKLKDASASYLKLETEHKALLAQSREQEERIQSLEQSIKSEVKLGLLSGAGVFIVGLIFGMSTRKKKRGSLLS encoded by the coding sequence ATGAGAGCAAAGTACCTGATTCTTACCTGTTTTTTCTTATTTTCTATGACGACATGCGTCTGCGCAAAGGCCATGTATGTATCCGGCGTCACCCGGATCACCATGCGCACGGGGCCCGACGTCACCCATAAAATTGTGTCCATGGTCACCTCAGGGGTAAAACTGCAGATTCTGGAGTACCGCAAGGATTGGTCCATGGTAAAGGATTCCGCCGGGAGAACCGGGTGGGTGCTGACCCGTTTTCTTACCGATGACGTACCCAAAGCCCTTTTGCTTGAACGGTATAAAAAGGAAAACGAACAACTGGCATCAAAGCTTTCCGCAGCAGAAGAGACTGCAAACACCCTGGATACTGAGAACAAGGCGCTCAAGGAAATTGCGCAAAAATATAAAAAACTCAAGGATGCTTCGGCAAGTTACCTGAAACTTGAGACCGAACATAAAGCACTTTTGGCGCAGTCCCGGGAACAGGAAGAACGTATTCAAAGTCTTGAGCAAAGTATTAAAAGTGAAGTCAAGCTCGGTCTGCTTTCCGGGGCCGGTGTTTTTATTGTGGGGCTGATTTTCGGCATGAGTACACGCAAGAAAAAAAGAGGTTCCTTGTTATCCTGA
- a CDS encoding putrescine aminotransferase translates to MSRDMTQAFKEANKYVDIIEKNEADITRQEREMVAKETVENFRNHVNKGFLEYRKSVTEENSFAVTEWTGQGSILKDILGREYIDLLGGFGLYTYGIRHPKIVNAVKAQLDRSPQYSQEMLDPLRAKLAQVIGMITPGDIQYGFFANSGTEAVEGAMKLAKFYTGKKGFIAMLKGFHGKTLGSLSLMGKDVYRQPLLPLLEGVQHAPFGDADAVERILKANAAVGNDIAGIVAEPIQGEAGGIVPPDDFWPRLRQLCDKYGVLLIADEVQTGFGRTGKIFGVDHWDVTPDIMCFGKALGGGVVPMSGFFSTPKIWEVMEPNPFMHTTTTGGNPIACAAALAAITVLQAEDLPGQAAKKGEYIKGRLGELQEKYPGILEKVTGKGLLIGMEFVSDEIGYQLAAGLFARGVITAGTLTNAKCIRFEPALNIPMETLDKALGIMEEVFKEIKGQ, encoded by the coding sequence ATGAGCAGGGATATGACACAAGCGTTTAAAGAAGCCAATAAGTACGTGGACATCATTGAAAAAAACGAAGCCGATATTACCCGGCAGGAACGGGAGATGGTGGCCAAAGAGACCGTGGAAAATTTCCGCAACCACGTCAACAAAGGGTTTCTGGAATACCGCAAATCGGTCACCGAAGAAAACAGCTTTGCCGTCACCGAGTGGACCGGCCAGGGTTCCATCTTAAAAGATATCCTTGGACGTGAATACATTGACCTGCTCGGTGGATTCGGCCTTTACACCTACGGCATCCGGCATCCAAAAATTGTGAATGCGGTCAAGGCCCAGCTGGACAGAAGCCCCCAGTACAGCCAGGAGATGCTTGACCCGCTGCGGGCAAAACTTGCCCAGGTGATCGGCATGATCACCCCCGGGGATATCCAGTATGGTTTTTTTGCCAATTCCGGCACCGAGGCGGTTGAAGGCGCCATGAAGCTTGCCAAATTCTACACCGGGAAAAAAGGGTTTATTGCCATGCTCAAGGGGTTTCATGGAAAAACCCTGGGCTCCTTGTCCCTGATGGGCAAAGATGTCTATCGCCAACCCCTGCTGCCCTTGCTTGAGGGTGTGCAGCATGCGCCGTTCGGGGATGCCGACGCCGTGGAACGGATACTTAAAGCCAATGCTGCCGTGGGCAACGACATTGCAGGTATTGTGGCCGAACCCATCCAGGGCGAGGCAGGCGGCATCGTACCGCCCGATGATTTCTGGCCCCGCCTGCGGCAGTTGTGTGACAAATACGGTGTGCTGCTCATTGCCGATGAGGTGCAGACAGGCTTTGGACGGACAGGCAAAATATTCGGCGTAGACCATTGGGACGTCACCCCGGATATCATGTGCTTTGGCAAGGCCCTCGGCGGCGGTGTGGTGCCCATGTCCGGATTTTTCTCCACACCCAAAATCTGGGAGGTCATGGAACCCAATCCCTTCATGCACACCACCACCACCGGCGGCAACCCCATTGCCTGTGCAGCCGCCCTTGCCGCCATCACCGTGCTCCAGGCAGAGGACCTGCCCGGCCAGGCCGCCAAGAAAGGTGAATATATCAAAGGCCGTCTGGGAGAACTCCAGGAGAAATACCCGGGCATTCTGGAAAAAGTCACCGGTAAGGGACTGCTCATCGGCATGGAATTTGTCTCGGATGAAATTGGATACCAACTGGCAGCGGGATTGTTTGCCCGGGGTGTGATCACCGCAGGTACCTTGACCAATGCAAAATGCATCCGGTTTGAACCGGCCTTGAACATCCCCATGGAGACCCTGGACAAAGCCCTGGGCATCATGGAAGAGGTATTCAAAGAAATTAAAGGCCAATAA
- a CDS encoding ABC transporter permease, translated as MMFKLGLRYKIFAVATYVFLYTPLLAVMVYSFNKSRFGIHWGGFSLDWYAKLLQDKLVIEACVNTAILATVSTAIATVLGTALAMGLSRYPWSKKVMTFFDINLYLPVITPEIVFAGALVIAFTCLRSVSSIFEPGLVTMIIGHVTFQVAFVALVVRSRLASFNNEIEEASRDLYASNWYTFRHVLLPMMMPGIVSGAMLALTLSLDDFIISFFTAGPTSVTLPLYIYGEVHRGITPKIHALSTVGIFVTIALVILSERITSKKQ; from the coding sequence ATGATGTTTAAGCTGGGTCTGCGTTATAAAATTTTTGCCGTGGCCACCTATGTGTTTCTTTACACGCCTTTGCTGGCTGTCATGGTCTACTCATTCAACAAGTCGCGTTTCGGCATTCACTGGGGCGGGTTCAGCCTGGACTGGTATGCAAAACTGCTCCAGGATAAACTGGTCATCGAAGCCTGCGTTAATACCGCAATTCTGGCAACGGTTTCCACCGCCATTGCAACGGTCCTTGGCACAGCCCTGGCCATGGGCCTCTCCCGCTATCCCTGGTCAAAGAAGGTGATGACCTTTTTTGACATTAACCTGTACCTGCCGGTTATCACCCCGGAGATCGTTTTTGCAGGCGCCCTGGTCATAGCATTTACCTGTCTGCGTTCCGTCTCTTCCATATTTGAACCGGGGCTTGTCACCATGATCATCGGTCATGTGACCTTCCAGGTCGCCTTTGTGGCCCTGGTGGTCCGAAGCCGGCTTGCCTCCTTTAACAATGAGATTGAAGAGGCGTCAAGGGATCTGTATGCCTCCAACTGGTATACCTTCCGTCATGTGCTGCTGCCCATGATGATGCCGGGCATCGTATCCGGGGCCATGCTGGCGTTGACCCTCTCCCTGGACGATTTTATCATCAGTTTTTTTACGGCCGGGCCCACGTCGGTCACCCTGCCCCTCTATATATATGGAGAAGTACACCGGGGCATCACGCCCAAAATCCATGCCCTGTCAACCGTGGGGATTTTTGTAACCATCGCGTTGGTGATTCTGTCAGAAAGAATTACCAGTAAAAAACAATAA
- the nadB gene encoding L-aspartate oxidase, with protein MIETDFLVIGSGVAGLSYALKVAQFGRVTIITKKKINKTNTALAQGGVAAVFSKTDSFKEHVADTLAAGDGLCAEDVVNMVVTNGPERIRELVDLGAHFNLDGDGKYDFSLGREGGHSQNRIIHAKDLTGKEIEDVLVSNVEQHENITILENRTAVNLITYSTSVRSGLVRTQHENVCCGAYVLDNETGAVETIAAKVTLLATGGGSKVYLYTSNPDTATGDGIAMAYRAGATVANMEFVQFHPTCLFHPEAKNFLISEAVRGEGAYLIDNKGERFMGKYSSDLELACRDVVARAIDNELKKTGADSVFLDITHKDADFVRKRFPNIYAKCLQYGIDITKQPIPVVPAAHYMCGGVATDLNGRSDIQCLYAVGETACTGLHGANRLASNSLLEALVYAHNASQSSLKEFEAAAKKSKVELAPWDETNTLDADEAIMVAHNWDEIRRLMWNYVGIVRSDKRLHRAQRRIEMILNEIEEYYWDFKITADLIELRNLANVAELIIKSALMRKESRGLHYNLWYPEKDDANCLTSTLVRKTF; from the coding sequence ATGATTGAAACCGATTTTCTGGTTATTGGCAGTGGTGTTGCCGGTTTAAGCTATGCATTGAAGGTTGCGCAGTTTGGCCGGGTAACGATCATCACTAAGAAAAAAATTAATAAGACCAATACGGCACTGGCCCAGGGCGGTGTCGCCGCCGTATTCAGCAAAACAGACTCCTTTAAGGAGCATGTGGCCGATACCCTGGCGGCAGGGGACGGCCTTTGTGCTGAAGATGTGGTCAACATGGTCGTGACAAACGGACCGGAAAGAATTCGGGAACTGGTTGATCTCGGTGCCCACTTTAATCTGGACGGCGACGGAAAGTATGACTTTTCCCTGGGCCGGGAGGGCGGACACTCCCAGAACAGAATCATCCATGCCAAGGACCTCACCGGCAAGGAGATCGAAGATGTTCTGGTTTCAAATGTCGAACAGCATGAAAACATAACCATTTTAGAAAACCGCACGGCCGTTAATCTGATTACCTATTCCACAAGCGTTCGCAGCGGTCTTGTCAGAACCCAGCACGAAAACGTCTGCTGCGGCGCCTATGTTCTGGATAATGAAACCGGAGCCGTGGAGACCATTGCTGCCAAGGTGACCCTGCTTGCCACGGGCGGCGGTTCAAAGGTTTATCTGTATACCTCAAATCCGGACACAGCCACAGGGGACGGTATTGCCATGGCATACCGGGCCGGAGCCACCGTGGCAAACATGGAGTTTGTCCAGTTTCATCCCACCTGCCTGTTCCACCCCGAAGCCAAGAATTTCCTTATTTCAGAAGCGGTTAGAGGGGAGGGCGCCTATCTCATCGATAATAAGGGTGAGCGCTTCATGGGCAAGTATTCTTCGGATCTGGAACTTGCCTGCCGGGATGTTGTGGCCCGGGCCATTGACAATGAATTGAAAAAAACAGGTGCCGATTCCGTGTTTCTGGATATCACGCACAAGGATGCTGATTTTGTCCGGAAACGGTTTCCCAATATTTATGCCAAATGTCTGCAGTATGGCATTGATATCACCAAACAGCCCATTCCCGTGGTGCCGGCAGCCCATTATATGTGCGGCGGCGTCGCCACGGATCTTAACGGGCGCTCTGACATTCAGTGCCTTTATGCCGTGGGGGAAACCGCATGCACAGGCCTGCACGGGGCCAACCGTCTGGCCTCCAATTCCCTTCTTGAAGCGTTGGTCTATGCCCATAATGCCTCCCAGTCCTCATTAAAAGAGTTTGAAGCGGCTGCCAAAAAATCCAAGGTTGAACTGGCCCCGTGGGATGAGACCAATACTCTGGATGCGGACGAAGCCATCATGGTGGCCCACAATTGGGATGAAATTCGGCGTTTGATGTGGAATTACGTGGGCATTGTTCGTTCGGATAAGCGCCTTCACCGTGCCCAGCGCCGCATTGAAATGATTCTCAATGAAATCGAAGAGTACTACTGGGACTTTAAAATTACGGCGGATCTCATTGAGCTGCGCAACCTTGCCAATGTGGCGGAATTGATCATCAAATCCGCATTAATGCGCAAGGAGAGCCGCGGGCTGCATTACAATCTGTGGTATCCGGAAAAGGATGATGCCAATTGCCTGACCTCGACCCTGGTCCGGAAAACATTTTAA